The Acinonyx jubatus isolate Ajub_Pintada_27869175 chromosome D3, VMU_Ajub_asm_v1.0, whole genome shotgun sequence DNA segment tttatgaaagagagagagagagagagagcacgcacgagcatgggagggacagagagagagagggagacacagaatccaaagtaggctccaggctgccacccagacagagccacccaggagccccacaaactAGATTTTATCCTTATCCCCATATTACAGATGGCAAAACTAAGCCCCAGAGTAGAGGCATGATTTACTTACCTAACATCACACAGCTTGCCAGTGGCAGATTCAAGTGTTCAATATCTGAATACTTGTGGTCTGGTCTAGAACCCACCCTTTTGAACACTGTGCtatcatttattgtttttcaaacttGAGCATGCATTAGAATTATCTAGAGGGCTGTGGAAACACAGATTGCTAGGGCCTATTCcccaagtttctgattcagtgggtcaaGAATTTGCATTGCTGAGAAGTTTCCATGCACCCCATTGCTGGTGGTCTGGGGAGAACACTTTAAGAACCGCTGTTGTAACTCAtaactgttttcataatttcccaGTGGAGAGAGAAGGGTTGAGACTGTCGAATTCTATGAGGGATCTAAGAGTTGAGATCATTAACGCTTTATAATAATAGCCAATAATAGCCAACATCCATTGATGCTTATGATGTGCTAGACCCTGGACTAGGCACTTCTCATGCATTATGTCATCAAACCTTCATGCCAGTCTTGgggaatacttttattttttccagtttccagTGAAGACATGTGGATTTGGAGAGATTGGGGAACTTGATCAAACTTACGTACCAGCAAGTGGCAATTGTGATGTTCAAGTCATACTGCTCAACTCCAGAGCCCAGTTGACCACGACACTATAGACTttgcacgtagtaggtgctctgtctctctggatttgcctctTGACATTTCACACAAACGGAATCATACAATAGgaggtcttttgtgactggcttgacTTGGTGTAACTTCCCAGTAATGAGTTATGACATATGTGAAATGTTGTCTGTGAGAGAAGCTCATTTAGAGACTGTGCCAGAAGTTCTTAAGGGGGCTCGTCATGCAGGTACCTTCTGCCTAGCACataccaaaattccagactcccaggaGGAAGCCAGTGAACTATGCTGTTTGCATGAATAATTAAGGAACACTGAGCTACTCTTTTCAGATGGGGTGGTGGGAACCCTCCCCAAACACAAGTTCCCAGATCCTAGCTAAGGCCAAGCTTGAAAGCAGGATTTTCCAATGAGAGCATTCCCGGGCCTGCTATGTTAACTGTTTTCGCACAAATTTCGATAGGGATTATGCTGATTCTGGAGATCAGTTGGAAATGTAAGATGGagaatattgccatcttaaccatcGTGTTATAATTTATAACACgtgatgtctttccatttatttacatcttaatTCCTGTCAATgagattttgtagttttcagtgtgcaggtcgtcttcttcatttgttaaatttatttttaaatattttattctttttgatgccactgttaagtggaattgttttctaaattttattttcagattattccttgcaagtatatagaaatgcaattggtTTTTGTATATGGATCTTGTATCTTGGAACCTTGAGctgtttattagctctaatagttgtgtgtgtgtgtgtgtgtgtgtaatctttagCCTGTTACTATGGTGGATGACATAGGTTATCTTTTCTGAACCAGCCTTGAATCCCTGGAATAAACCCTGCTTAATCATGgtgtataataatttttatgtagtgctgaattctgtttgctaatatcgtgctaaatattttacatctatttttaCTTTACCCATGttttatctagattttttttgttttttgtttgtttttaagtaggctccaggggtgcctgggtggctcagtcggttaagtgtccaactcttggtttcaactcaggtcatgacctcacagttcggtttgtgagatccagtccctcattgggctctacgctgacagcatggagcctacctgggattctctctttcctttctctctgcccttcccccactcacactgacgtgctctctctctctgtctctctctctctctctcaaaataaataaataaactaaaaaaaaagtaggctccatgacctgagcctaaatcaagagtgcgacatttaaccgactgagccacccaagtgcccctaggtttttttattattgcatagtaggagttctttgtataatCTGGATAATAACCCCTAATAACCCCTTATCGGATTTGACTTGCAGATATATTCACGCATTCTGTAGGCTGCTTTTACACTGTTAATTGTGGTCTTGGACACAAGTTtcacaagttttattttcttatttttatatatttttggatgcacaagatgtttttttaatgttttttttaatttatttggtttttatttttgagagagaggaagagagagcgagcaggggagggggaaagagagagggagacacagaatctgaagcagctacaggctctgaactattagcctgtcgtggggctcaaactcatggaccgtgggatcgtgacctgagccgaagttggaagcttaactgactgagccacccaggtgcccctgttttttttcttttaactttcaaagacagagtgtgagcaggggaggggcagagagagagggggagacagaggatcagaattgggctcgatgcggggctcgaacccacgaaccctgagatcgtgacctgacctgaggtcagatgttcaacctactgaaccacctaggcaccctgaatGCACAAGTTTTAAGTGTTGATGTAGtcctgtttatgtatttattctttctttgcctgtgcTTTTGAAGAAATCGTTGCTAAATCCAGTGACAtaaagcttttcccctatgttttcttctaagaggttTATAGCTTTGTCTTTtgtatctattttgagttaatttttatatatggtgtaaggcAAGGGTCCACCTTTATACTTTTGCATGTAGGTATCCAATTTTTccaacaacatttgttgaaaagactgtcctccgcccccaccccaccccccgcccaagAATGGTCTtagcacccttgttgaaaattaTTGGACCATATTTGctagggtttatttctgggcactCTGTTCTaatccttcattcctttttatggtggagtaatattccattgtttggatataccatattttatttatggcaAGTCTAAcgttttatctcatttaatcactgGGCGTTGTCACGTCTGTGATTTATGGATTACTGAGTCCTTGCCCGGGGGCCTGGCTCCAATCTTTAGAACACTGTACTCTGAAAATAGTGTCTTTTCTGTTTGCCTGCTTTGCTCTTTGCTTGTTTTATCCGTGGCCACTCACCATTGTGATGGTAGAACCTCAGTGTGGAGAAAATCAGGTACATCTACCCCCAAAGAAAGGTAGCAATATATTCCCGGGAAAGACCAGCACCATTGCAGAGTTTTCTGCCTATGACTATTACAAATTTCTAATCAAACCTAAAAGAACTCGTTTTGTAATCCACACTGCTAATATTCTTACTAATACCCTATCTGTAGAATGCTTTCTAATTTTCAAAGTagtgatttttgtcttgtttattaCTCCTAACACCCCAGCCCACGTGCCACGTGTCTCTCACACAACTGGGGTTTGTTGGAGAACACTTTCTGCGTGCTTCCGAAGTACTTTTGTCACATGCAGTATCTCATGACCTCACCTCGTATGTTCCTGCAGCAACCTCACCACGTAAGTGCTCTTACTCCCCGAGCAGGAAGCTGAGGGTTAAGTCATCTGCCAAGCCTGCAACGCTGCCTAAGGGGAGGAGCCCAGGAATCGGCCAAGTGCACAGCGCAGGGATTCTCCATTTTATTGAGAGTCAGATGCCACACACAGGTCCTGGTGACAACCGACCCGGGAGTTGTGCGCGACCCGGGCCTCCCGACTCCCGCGCGCAGCCACCAACAGCAGTCCTCTGTTTTGCCGTGGGCTTCCGAAAgtatccccaccccccaccccccaaccccacagaGACCCGGATATTCCTCCACGTACAATGCAAATTCTATGGCTGGAAAGCGTGAGCACAGCAGAAAAAGTTGTGGGCTTTTCACCTTTCTTTTCCAGACTCGCTGTGGAAACTCCGCTGCGTCTCCATAGAAACCCGGCGGCGGTGGCGGCCGTCACCGGGGGCGGGGCTCAGGCGGaggcccttccccctccccggTTTGCAACCCCTCCCAGCCAGGAGAAATCGCGGTCACCCTTAACCTCTGCGTTCCTCTTCTCGGCTGCCCTCCCTTTCTGTTGTCTTTTCGTGCCCCAAACCACATCCTGGAGGCCGCCCTCCTGCACGGTCCTCAGCGGGGCCGGTGCACCAGGCGTCCGGGCCCGGGAGCCGTAGCGCTCGGCCTCTCTGTCCCGGGCCCACCCCTCGGCCGCGCTGATTGGCCGCTCCTGGGCCACCCTCGGTCCCCGGGCAGGCAGGGTCTCAGCCTGCGGAAAGTTTTCTGCGCCGGGAGGAAGTTAGACTTTTGGAGATTGTGAGAAAGCAGCTCTCGTGGCTGCAGGGTTCTGGGCGGCCATGGAGGAGCCCCCTTTgcgagaggaggaagaggaggagggggaagaagaggaggaagaaggagacgAGGCTGGGCCCGCGGGGGCTTTGGGCAAGAGCCCCTTCCAGTTGACCGCCGAAGACGTGTATGATATCTCCTATGTGATGGGCCGCGAGCTGATGGCCCTGGGCAGCGACCCCCGGGTGACACAGCTGCAGTTCAAGATCGTCCGCGTCCTGGAGATGCTGGAGACGCTGGTGAATGAGAGCAACCTGACCGTGGAGGAGCTGAGAATGGAGAGGGACAGCCTCaagaaggaggtggaggggcTGCGGACAGAGGGCTCAGCGGCCGGCAGGGAGGTGAGTGCGGGCTGCAGGGCGTGGGAGGAGAGTACCCAGGGTCCCCGAGCCCCTGAAAACAACCACAGCGCCTGTCCAATCCTCAGATTAGAAGCATTGTGATAgctacatttattgagcacttactaggtgCTGGGCCCTGTGCCGAGTTTGTTCTGCATCAGGGCCTCCCAGCATTTTTGACGTGACCTAGAGCGGTGGCTCTCCTGCTTTAGCGTGCCGCGGAATCGTCTGGGGTGTTCCATTAAAACACACATCACTGGGCCCTAGCCCCAGAGTTTTAGATTCCAAAGGGGGcctggaaatctgcatttctaacaggttccaTCACATTTTGAGAATCTCGACCTCTagtaagaaataaattctaaGGGAGAGAAATCAGTGCCGAGGCCACCAAAAGACACCTACAAGAATGTTCAGAGCACTTTTCTTCAGAAGTGTGCCGAGCTGGAGCAAATGCTACagaagaatggatttttaaattgtggtatagTCGCtgtggaatactacacagcaggGGAAAAGAGCAGCTGTGGGCATGACTCTCAGTGGTGTTACACAGGGAGACAGGAGACTGTCCCAAAAGAGAATCTACTGTGTATTTACGTGAAACTGCAGCACAGGCAAAATAACCTGTTTTTATAGAAGACAGATTGGTGGTAaccccagggaggggagagcagggggaAGGTTCATGGGGAGCTCATCTGGGTGTGGTCACATGGGTGTATACCTATGTTAATAATTATcgagctaggggcacctggctagctgtcagaggagcgtgtgactcttgttctcagaggtcatgagttcaagccccacttgggggtagagattacttaaaataaataagttttttaaaaaaatcatccagcTATAAACTCAAGATTAGTGCATGTGTGTTATACCTCTATTTTACAGAATTACCTATTATATCACTATCCAATATTGATGAAACAGAAGTTTCAAGAAACAATTTACCCTAACTCACCCTTATTAAACATGATGCACAATCACACTTGCCTGTtctatttttatgagttttttaaactattatttaaaaatttttttctttaatccttatttatttttgagagagagaaagagcaagagcggggaagggacagagagagaggaagacacagaatctgaagcaggctccaggctctgagctgtcagcacagagcccaatcaggggctcgaactcacaaagcatgagatcgtgacctgagccaaagtcagacgctcgaccaactgagctacccaggtgccccggagtatttttttattttacagtgagagagagcatgagcaggggaggggacagagatagaaagaatcttttttttaaaaatgtttatttatttattttgagggagagagagagcaggggagggagagagagagggagagagagagaatcgcaaataggctctgcactgtcagcacagagcccaacacagggctcaaactcaataaccacgagatcatgacctgagccgaagtcaagggtAGGTtggacccttaacagactgagccacgctggtgccccatgaaagagagagaatcttcagcaggctccatgctcagtattggagcctgatgaagggcttgctcccatgaccctgagattatgacctgagcccaaatcaagagttggtcgctcaaccaactgagccacccaggtgcccctatttttatgagttttaaaattcttgttgCAATTGATTGAATTAAGACCATGAATTATTAGTGGTCTCCAGCcacaactgaaaaaaaacaaaactgttctaAGTGGacatctcacttaatcctcttACTATCAGCATAtccattttatagaaatggagGCATAGAATAGTTAAGTGATTTGCCAGGTGACTTTCTCGGAGTAAGAGATGAAGACAGGGTTTGAGCTCAGAGATGCTAGTCTCAACCTGTGCACACTAAATGCAGACATTTGACCTCATTTGCTGGAA contains these protein-coding regions:
- the RILPL2 gene encoding RILP-like protein 2; amino-acid sequence: MEEPPLREEEEEEGEEEEEEGDEAGPAGALGKSPFQLTAEDVYDISYVMGRELMALGSDPRVTQLQFKIVRVLEMLETLVNESNLTVEELRMERDSLKKEVEGLRTEGSAAGREVNLGPDKMVVDLTDPNRPRFTLQELRDVLQERNKLKSQLLLVQEELQCYKSGLIPPREGSGGQREKDTLVTRPSNARSNKEEKTIIRKLFFFRSGK